The Vitis vinifera cultivar Pinot Noir 40024 chromosome 18, ASM3070453v1 region AGAATATTAACATGCTATCAACAGTCATAATATTTCCTTGAGCAAttttaataataagaataatgtaaaaacaaatattagaaaaaaaaaaaacagaggaaataAGAAGGGGACTGAGCCTAAGAAAATTACTTATTCCGTGAATCCCAACCGGATAAATTGGCAACTTGAGTGAGAGCATCCCTCCAAATCTGCACCCTCCCCATATTCTCCTTGAAATTCTCTTCATGTTTAGCCAATGCTTCTCCAAATTTTCCCATGTGTTTTCTCACATCTGAGGGATCCACGTTGTAGAAAATAGGGAGAACCCTCTGTCCCCTTGATTCTTTGCACTCTAGTATTTTCACCAGCTCCTCCAAGCACCATCGAGAAGATGCGTAGTTTTCTGACAAAACAATGATAGAAAACATGGAGTTTTCAATAGCCGCAACAAGCGCAGGGGATATGACTTGGCCTCTATCAAGCTTGTCATCATCGATGAAAGTGTTGATGCCTTTGGTGCGTAACTCCTTATAGAGATGGGCAGTGAAGTTATTGCGGGTGTCTTCTCCTCTAAAGCTCAGGAACACATCATAGCCCCGTtcgaaagaagaagaagaagaacaaaaagaagaagaagaaatagccATTGCAAAGCAGTGGAGAGATGAAGTCTGAGAAACGAGTAGTGAATTCAAAGTTATCCCTTCATGAACAAATGAAACGAATACAGTTGGGAGGCTGTAATTAAAGAACAGAGCTGTGAGAAATGTGAGGAAGAGAATGGCGAATAACAGTGACAAGTGACGATGATGCAGATGCAGATGCAGATGGAATTGCAGTGAGGGAGGTGAAGACGAAAACACATTGAAGGGTCCC contains the following coding sequences:
- the LOC104877316 gene encoding disease resistance protein RPV1 isoform X2 — its product is MPSYFTNITRFASFLGPFNVFSSSPPSLQFHLHLHLHHRHLSLLFAILFLTFLTALFFNYSLPTVFVSFVHEGITLNSLLVSQTSSLHCFAMAISSSSFCSSSSSFERGYDVFLSFRGEDTRNNFTAHLYKELRTKGINTFIDDDKLDRGQVISPALVAAIENSMFSIIVLSENYASSRWCLEELVKILECKESRGQRVLPIFYNVDPSDVRKHMGKFGEALAKHEENFKENMGRVQIWRDALTQVANLSGWDSRNKEQKKLKAYFSTCLIWKRN
- the LOC104877316 gene encoding disease resistance protein RPV1 isoform X1 — protein: MPSYFTNITRFASFLGPFNVFSSSPPSLQFHLHLHLHHRHLSLLFAILFLTFLTALFFNYSLPTVFVSFVHEGITLNSLLVSQTSSLHCFAMAISSSSFCSSSSSFERGYDVFLSFRGEDTRNNFTAHLYKELRTKGINTFIDDDKLDRGQVISPALVAAIENSMFSIIVLSENYASSRWCLEELVKILECKESRGQRVLPIFYNVDPSDVRKHMGKFGEALAKHEENFKENMGRVQIWRDALTQVANLSGWDSRNKNEVMLIEEIVSGILNDIIHIPSSDAEDLVGIDSSIREMESPLCIESTDF